The Oscillatoria salina IIICB1 genomic sequence CAATTAGTAAGTACGCCTTTTCTCGACCAGGTTCTTTACTATACTGGGGTAGCTACGGCTGGTGGAATTCGCTCTTTTTTGGAAAATCGTCAGTTTGCTCGCCCGGAAAGAGTTTATCCTGAAATTGTTGAGGCTTATTTGGAGTCGGCAACCCAACCTAATGCTCAGTATGCGGCTCTTTCTTTCGTGCGGGGCGATTTGTGTTTCGATTTGGCAAATTATGTTACTCAGTTAACTACTCCGACAGCGATTATTTGGGGGCAAAAATCCCAGTTTACCGGACCAGAAATTGGGAAGCGGTTGGCAGCGCTTAATCCCGAAGCGATTAAGATTTTCCAACAGCTTGATGATGTAGGTTTGACTCCTCAACTTGAGTCACCTGCGGTGACGATTGGTTTAATTCGTCGTTATTTGAACTTACTTTCGTAAATTTTTACAATGATTTTTACGATAATCTTCAATCCCCAAGCGATCGCATCTATTTTACCAACGTTTTTAATAGCGCACGTCAATAACACTAGAGTTGAAATTGTAAGTCGAACCTTCTAACTCAATCGTCGTGCCAATTTTAACTTTATTATTGCCCAAAACTGCCCCATCGGGAGTGATTTGAGCTTGACCGCCGAGAGTCATAAGCATATTGGTGCTATAGGAATCTTCCGAGGTTCGAGGGTCAGGTAAAGCTTTGACAGAACCATCCGGTTGAGGCACAATAACTTGTTTTTGTAGTGGTTGAACCGCAAGAACATCAACTTCCCCATAACGTTGATTGCGGATGATAATTTTAGTCTTTTTTTCTTCTTGAAACTGACTGATTAACTGTTTTGGGTTGCGAACACTTAAACCTCGAACAATCACATCTACTTCAATAGGTTTGGTACTGGTAACTTGAGCTACCGAAGTGACAGGAGTACCCGGAAAGACAAAAATCCCGATGATGACTAAAAAGATT encodes the following:
- a CDS encoding DUF4330 domain-containing protein; the protein is MKLLDSQGRLFGKVSLLDLGAAAVIFLVIIGIFVFPGTPVTSVAQVTSTKPIEVDVIVRGLSVRNPKQLISQFQEEKKTKIIIRNQRYGEVDVLAVQPLQKQVIVPQPDGSVKALPDPRTSEDSYSTNMLMTLGGQAQITPDGAVLGNNKVKIGTTIELEGSTYNFNSSVIDVRY